One Corynebacterium aurimucosum genomic window, TGCACTAGTCATCCGCGCTAGTCCTCATCACTCCACGGCACATACCCGAAAGCCTTCAGCGCGGTCTCGAACCCACGCTTCATGGTGGTTAACTCTTCCTCGCTGAACTCATAGGTGCGCAGGCGCGCCGGGCCGGTGAGGGGGACGTGGAGCAGGAAGCGCCGGCCTTCCTCGGTGATGCTGCACAGGCGGCGGCGCAGGTCCTCTGGATCATCGTCGATGGCAATGAGCTCGTCACGCACCAAGCGCTTGACCGCCTGCCCGATGGTGGCGGGCTGCCAACCCAGCTCCTTGCGCAGTTGCAAGATGGGAATGGGGCTCTTCTTATCAATGAGCCGGAGGAGCGAAAGGTGCGAACCGGTGATGCCGTACTCGCGGCGTGCTTCGGTATCGAAGCGCGCGCGGGCGCGCTCGAAGCGGCGGTATTCCGCGATGGTCTCATCGATGAGGTCAAAATCCGTCACGTGATCAAGCCTAAGAG contains:
- a CDS encoding MarR family winged helix-turn-helix transcriptional regulator, with the translated sequence MTDFDLIDETIAEYRRFERARARFDTEARREYGITGSHLSLLRLIDKKSPIPILQLRKELGWQPATIGQAVKRLVRDELIAIDDDPEDLRRRLCSITEEGRRFLLHVPLTGPARLRTYEFSEEELTTMKRGFETALKAFGYVPWSDED